A genomic window from Fusobacterium perfoetens includes:
- the deoC gene encoding deoxyribose-phosphate aldolase: MDREKILSAVDHTLLGQTATWEDIKEILDDSIKYNAASACIPTYYVKPAKEYVGDKLPICTVIGFPNGYSTTATKVFETKDAIENGASEIDMVINVGMLKDKKYDLIEDEIRQIHKACNGNILKVIIETCLLTEDEKIKMCEIVTKSGAEYIKTSTGFSTGGATFDDIALMKKYVGENVKIKAAGGISSFDDAEKFMELGADRLGTSRLVKIAKTNAPVNDNSY; encoded by the coding sequence ATGGATAGAGAAAAAATACTTTCTGCTGTTGACCATACATTACTAGGACAAACAGCTACTTGGGAAGATATAAAAGAAATATTAGACGATTCTATAAAATATAACGCAGCTTCAGCTTGTATACCTACTTATTATGTAAAACCAGCTAAAGAATATGTAGGAGATAAACTACCTATTTGTACAGTAATTGGTTTCCCAAATGGATATAGCACAACAGCAACAAAAGTTTTTGAAACTAAAGATGCTATTGAAAATGGAGCTAGCGAAATTGATATGGTTATCAATGTAGGAATGTTAAAAGATAAAAAATATGATTTAATAGAAGATGAAATCAGACAAATACACAAAGCTTGTAATGGAAATATATTAAAAGTAATAATTGAAACTTGTCTTTTAACTGAAGACGAAAAAATAAAAATGTGTGAAATTGTTACTAAATCAGGAGCTGAATATATAAAAACTTCAACAGGATTTTCAACAGGAGGAGCTACTTTTGACGATATAGCTCTTATGAAAAAATATGTTGGAGAAAATGTAAAAATAAAAGCAGCTGGAGGAATTTCATCTTTTGATGATGCTGAAAAATTTATGGAACTTGGAGCAGATAGACTTGGAACAAGCAGACTTGTAAAAATAGCAAAAACAAATGCTCCAGTAAATGACAACTCATATTAA
- a CDS encoding M20 metallopeptidase family protein: protein MIENILKNIDINSEWFINNRRELHKIPELDFDLPKTTKYITTILDELGVNYKTNIGKSGIVADFIGKDTTKTIALRADIDALPILENSDCPFKSEHIGKMHACGHDVHCSVLLGVVKVLSTIKEKLPCNVRLIFQPAEETTGGALPMINDGVLDNVDAIFGLHVHPSLHVGKIGVKYGPMFAASTTVNIKIIGKSTHGAFPSDGVDAIVTACQVVSSIQSIVSRNTDSRDSLVITFGTINGGTKENIVANEVTLTGTIRTLSQDMRVFAKTRIKEMAEFVAKGYGACAEVNFRDSYDALINHDSFVDIIKSSGEELLSKENVINIPKSEMGAEDFAYYLEKVPGAFFLLGTGNEELNACEPLHNDKFKIDETSIPLGIKMQVLNIFKAYEFLKNR, encoded by the coding sequence ATGATAGAAAATATTTTAAAAAATATAGATATAAATAGCGAATGGTTCATAAATAATAGAAGAGAACTTCACAAAATTCCTGAACTTGATTTTGATTTACCTAAAACTACAAAATACATTACAACTATTCTAGATGAACTTGGTGTCAATTATAAGACAAATATCGGAAAAAGTGGAATAGTTGCTGATTTTATTGGAAAAGATACAACTAAAACTATCGCCTTAAGAGCTGATATTGATGCTTTACCTATTCTTGAAAATTCAGATTGCCCTTTTAAGTCAGAACATATTGGAAAAATGCACGCTTGTGGACACGATGTACATTGTTCTGTTCTACTTGGAGTAGTAAAAGTCTTATCAACAATAAAAGAAAAGCTGCCTTGTAATGTAAGACTTATTTTCCAACCAGCAGAGGAAACCACTGGAGGAGCTTTACCTATGATCAATGATGGAGTTTTAGATAATGTTGATGCAATATTTGGACTTCACGTTCATCCTTCTCTTCATGTTGGAAAAATTGGTGTAAAATACGGACCAATGTTTGCTGCTTCTACCACTGTAAATATAAAAATTATTGGAAAAAGCACTCATGGAGCTTTTCCAAGTGATGGAGTAGATGCCATTGTTACTGCTTGCCAAGTAGTTAGTTCTATTCAATCTATTGTTTCAAGAAATACAGATTCTAGAGATTCTTTGGTTATTACTTTTGGAACTATAAATGGAGGAACCAAAGAAAATATTGTAGCTAATGAAGTTACTCTTACAGGAACTATTCGTACTCTTTCACAAGATATGAGAGTTTTTGCCAAAACAAGAATTAAAGAGATGGCTGAGTTCGTTGCAAAAGGTTATGGAGCTTGTGCAGAAGTTAATTTTAGAGATAGTTATGACGCTCTTATTAACCACGACTCCTTTGTTGATATAATCAAATCTTCTGGAGAAGAATTGCTTTCTAAAGAAAATGTCATAAATATACCTAAATCTGAAATGGGAGCTGAAGATTTTGCATATTATTTAGAAAAAGTTCCTGGAGCATTTTTCTTATTAGGAACTGGTAATGAAGAATTAAATGCTTGTGAACCTCTTCATAATGATAAGTTTAAAATAGATGAAACTTCTATTCCTCTTGGAATAAAAATGCAAGTTTTAAATATTTTTAAAGCTTATGAATTCTTAAAAAATAGATAG
- a CDS encoding aspartate kinase gives MRVVLKYGGSSVATIEKIKAIAEYVVNLKKTKYDDVIVVASAMGKTTNALIAMAKEITSSPSQRELDSLLSTGEQQTVSLLSMAINSMGQKAVSLTGYQANVKTVGVHTKSKIKRIDTERIEEYLKDDNVVIVAGFQGINDHGDITTLGRGGSDTSAVALAASLNCECRIYTDVEGIYSVDPRLYKNAKFLDKISYEEMMEMANLGAGVMETRAVEIGKKYNIPIFVGKTLSETGGTWIMDMNDILEDKLVTGISVTREIIVTTLSQIEYSSERIAKIFTIINEVGLNINMISQNVTNDGKAKISFSCVEGERYLLEQAITKIKQDIECELDYKDDMAMLSIVGVGMINNSGVSGKFFSALSKAGVNFYQVTTSEISVSCSIGRNDINKAVDVVAREFNL, from the coding sequence ATGAGAGTAGTATTAAAATATGGTGGTTCAAGTGTTGCCACTATTGAAAAAATCAAAGCGATTGCAGAATATGTAGTGAATCTTAAAAAAACAAAATATGATGATGTAATAGTAGTTGCCTCTGCAATGGGAAAAACAACAAATGCTCTTATAGCTATGGCAAAAGAGATAACTTCTTCTCCAAGTCAAAGAGAGTTAGACTCACTTCTTTCTACTGGAGAACAACAAACAGTATCTTTACTTTCAATGGCTATAAATTCTATGGGACAAAAAGCTGTATCACTTACAGGATATCAAGCTAATGTAAAAACAGTGGGAGTTCATACAAAAAGTAAAATTAAAAGGATAGATACAGAAAGAATAGAAGAATATCTAAAAGATGATAATGTAGTTATTGTAGCTGGATTCCAAGGAATAAATGATCATGGAGATATCACAACTTTAGGAAGAGGGGGATCAGATACAAGTGCTGTGGCTTTAGCTGCATCTTTAAATTGTGAATGTAGAATTTATACAGATGTTGAGGGAATATATAGTGTAGACCCAAGACTTTATAAAAATGCAAAATTTTTAGATAAAATCTCTTATGAAGAGATGATGGAAATGGCAAACTTAGGTGCTGGAGTAATGGAAACAAGAGCAGTAGAAATTGGAAAAAAATATAATATTCCTATATTTGTTGGAAAAACTTTAAGCGAAACAGGGGGGACTTGGATAATGGATATGAACGATATTTTAGAAGATAAATTAGTAACAGGAATAAGTGTAACAAGGGAGATAATAGTAACAACACTATCTCAAATAGAATATTCTAGTGAAAGAATAGCAAAAATATTTACAATAATAAATGAAGTTGGATTAAATATAAATATGATTTCTCAAAATGTAACTAATGATGGAAAAGCAAAAATATCATTTAGTTGTGTAGAGGGAGAAAGATATTTACTAGAACAAGCAATTACAAAAATAAAACAAGATATAGAATGTGAATTAGATTATAAAGATGATATGGCAATGCTTTCAATAGTTGGAGTTGGAATGATAAATAACTCTGGAGTTTCTGGAAAATTTTTCTCTGCTCTAAGCAAAGCAGGTGTAAATTTTTATCAAGTAACAACATCAGAAATAAGTGTTTCTTGTAGTATAGGAAGAAATGATATAAATAAAGCTGTTGATGTAGTAGCAAGAGAATTTAATCTATAA
- a CDS encoding aspartate-semialdehyde dehydrogenase codes for MRVAIVGATGLVGSTFLKVLEERDLGITELYLFASARSAGKKINFRGNEYTVEELTETSFDRGIDVALFSAGGDISKKFAPIAASKGCLVVDNSSAWRMDPEVPLVVPEVNKDAAFGNHGIIANPNCSTIQCMAPLKALANKYGLRRVIYNTYQAVSGTGQKGVEDLQNGLKGLEPKVYPHQIVNNCLPHIDSFLDNGYTKEEIKMINETRKILELPELPVTATCVRVPVINSHSVSITAELASPFDIEDVKKVIGEFEGVVLVDNPKNNEYPLATDATGQDKVFVGRIRRDFSTENSVNLWTVADNIRKGAATNAVQIAELFRDIKNKLA; via the coding sequence ATGAGAGTAGCAATAGTAGGAGCAACAGGATTAGTAGGAAGTACATTTTTAAAAGTTTTAGAAGAAAGAGATTTAGGAATAACTGAGTTATACCTTTTTGCATCAGCTAGAAGTGCTGGTAAAAAAATAAATTTTAGAGGAAATGAATATACAGTAGAAGAATTAACTGAAACAAGTTTTGATAGAGGAATAGATGTAGCATTATTCTCAGCAGGTGGAGATATAAGTAAAAAATTTGCACCAATTGCAGCATCAAAAGGGTGTCTAGTAGTAGATAACTCTTCAGCTTGGAGAATGGATCCAGAAGTTCCTTTAGTAGTTCCTGAAGTAAATAAAGACGCAGCTTTTGGAAATCATGGAATAATAGCAAATCCAAACTGTTCAACAATTCAATGTATGGCACCACTTAAAGCGTTAGCTAATAAATATGGTTTAAGAAGAGTAATATATAATACTTATCAAGCTGTATCTGGTACAGGTCAAAAAGGTGTAGAGGATTTACAAAATGGTTTAAAAGGGTTAGAACCAAAAGTATATCCACATCAAATAGTAAACAACTGTTTACCACATATAGATTCTTTCTTAGATAATGGATATACAAAAGAAGAGATAAAAATGATAAACGAAACTAGAAAAATATTAGAATTACCAGAACTTCCAGTAACAGCTACTTGTGTAAGAGTACCAGTTATAAACTCTCACTCAGTATCAATTACAGCAGAACTTGCAAGTCCATTTGATATAGAAGATGTAAAAAAAGTTATTGGAGAATTTGAGGGAGTAGTTTTAGTAGATAATCCTAAAAATAATGAATATCCATTAGCAACAGATGCAACAGGACAAGATAAAGTATTTGTAGGAAGAATTAGAAGAGATTTTAGTACAGAAAATAGTGTAAACCTTTGGACAGTTGCTGATAATATAAGAAAGGGAGCAGCAACAAACGCAGTTCAAATAGCTGAACTTTTTAGAGATATAAAAAATAAATTGGCTTAA
- the dapA gene encoding 4-hydroxy-tetrahydrodipicolinate synthase has protein sequence MSIFVGSGVALVTPFDKSGNVDYEKLGELLEFHVENKTDAIVIVGTTGEASTMTESEKLSVIKYTVEKIDKRIPVIAGTGSNCTAGALDFSKKVEKLGVDGFLVVTPYYNKGNERGIYEHYKMIAENVNLPIILYNVPGRTGVNLSVSLVKKLAQLKNVVAIKEASGNISYAAEIARLVPELDIYSGNDDMTVPILSLGGKGVISVSANIIPEVIHNMVMAFLNDNPKEACRLQLGYNELSNGMFIETNPVPVKEAMNYLGYEVGGCRLPLGEMYEENISKLHSIIDRHEVKRWK, from the coding sequence ATGTCAATATTTGTTGGTTCAGGAGTAGCTCTTGTAACTCCTTTTGATAAAAGTGGAAATGTAGATTATGAAAAATTAGGTGAACTTTTAGAGTTTCATGTAGAAAATAAAACAGATGCAATCGTTATAGTTGGTACAACTGGTGAAGCATCTACAATGACTGAATCTGAAAAATTATCTGTTATAAAATATACAGTTGAGAAAATAGATAAAAGGATACCAGTTATTGCAGGAACAGGTTCTAATTGTACAGCAGGAGCTTTAGATTTTAGTAAAAAAGTAGAAAAACTAGGAGTTGACGGATTTTTAGTAGTAACTCCATATTATAATAAAGGAAATGAAAGAGGAATCTATGAACATTATAAAATGATAGCTGAAAATGTAAATCTTCCAATTATTTTATACAATGTTCCCGGAAGAACAGGAGTAAATCTTTCAGTGTCACTTGTAAAAAAATTAGCACAACTTAAAAATGTAGTGGCTATAAAAGAGGCAAGTGGAAATATCTCTTATGCAGCAGAGATAGCTAGACTTGTGCCAGAACTTGATATATATTCTGGAAATGATGATATGACAGTGCCAATTTTATCCCTTGGTGGAAAAGGTGTAATATCTGTATCAGCAAATATTATCCCAGAAGTTATTCATAATATGGTAATGGCTTTCTTAAATGATAATCCAAAAGAAGCTTGTAGATTACAACTTGGATATAATGAACTTTCTAACGGAATGTTTATAGAAACAAATCCAGTACCAGTAAAAGAAGCTATGAACTATCTTGGATATGAAGTTGGAGGTTGCAGATTACCATTAGGAGAGATGTATGAGGAAAATATTTCAAAATTACACTCAATTATTGATAGACATGAGGTAAAAAGATGGAAATAA
- the dapB gene encoding 4-hydroxy-tetrahydrodipicolinate reductase, which translates to MEIIIHGTGAMGNVVKNLASEDENLKVTGFADELTNETGDVIIDFSHFSRLDTLLDYANSKKIPLVIATTGYSDKIYDKIVKVSKNIPILLSSNMSLGVNLMQDILEKIVPILYGNYDIELIEKHHNKKVDSPSGTAKTILDVIEKGCDEKMERVYGREGIKKREKNEIGVHVVRGGTIVGEHSVMFCGNDEIIEIKHTALSKKIFGMGALQAGKFLAKQKPGLYGMKDIFNNL; encoded by the coding sequence ATGGAAATAATTATACATGGAACAGGAGCTATGGGAAATGTTGTAAAAAATCTAGCTTCTGAAGATGAAAATTTAAAAGTAACAGGATTTGCTGATGAATTAACTAATGAAACTGGAGATGTGATAATAGATTTTTCACATTTTTCAAGGTTAGATACATTACTTGATTATGCAAATTCAAAAAAAATACCATTAGTTATAGCAACTACTGGATATTCAGATAAGATTTATGATAAAATAGTAAAGGTTTCAAAAAATATTCCAATACTTCTATCATCTAATATGTCTTTAGGTGTAAATCTTATGCAAGATATCTTAGAAAAAATAGTTCCTATTCTTTATGGAAATTATGATATAGAACTTATAGAAAAACATCATAATAAAAAAGTTGATTCTCCGAGCGGAACAGCAAAAACTATCTTAGATGTAATCGAAAAAGGTTGCGATGAAAAAATGGAAAGAGTTTATGGTAGAGAGGGAATCAAGAAAAGAGAGAAAAATGAAATAGGAGTTCATGTTGTTAGAGGTGGAACAATAGTTGGAGAACATTCTGTAATGTTCTGTGGAAATGATGAAATTATAGAGATAAAACATACAGCTCTTTCTAAAAAAATATTTGGAATGGGAGCTTTGCAAGCTGGAAAATTTTTAGCAAAACAAAAGCCAGGACTTTACGGAATGAAAGATATATTTAATAATTTATAG
- the dapD gene encoding 2,3,4,5-tetrahydropyridine-2,6-dicarboxylate N-acetyltransferase, giving the protein MNGVNTAEEIIAFIKNSTKKTPVKAYINGVLNNLETSAKVFKGDGSYIIIGESTEIEKILENNKETITDVYLENDRRNSGVPMLDIRNINARIEPGAIIRDKVTIGDNAVIMMGAVINIGSVIGDGTMIDMGAVLGGRATVGKNCHIGAGAVLAGVVEPPSATPVIVEDGVLIGANAVVIEGVRIGKGAVVGAGAVVTQDVPAGAVVTGNPAKIIKMVDEKTLGKTQLVDDLRK; this is encoded by the coding sequence ATGAACGGAGTAAATACAGCAGAAGAGATAATAGCTTTTATAAAAAATTCTACAAAAAAAACACCAGTGAAAGCATATATAAATGGAGTTTTAAATAATTTAGAAACTAGTGCAAAAGTTTTTAAAGGAGATGGTTCATATATAATCATTGGTGAATCAACAGAAATAGAAAAAATATTAGAAAATAATAAAGAAACTATAACAGATGTTTATTTAGAAAATGATAGAAGAAATTCTGGTGTACCTATGCTAGATATAAGAAATATCAATGCTAGAATAGAACCAGGAGCAATCATAAGAGATAAAGTAACTATTGGAGATAATGCTGTTATAATGATGGGAGCTGTAATAAATATAGGTTCAGTTATTGGGGACGGAACTATGATAGATATGGGAGCAGTTCTTGGAGGAAGAGCAACAGTTGGTAAAAATTGTCACATTGGAGCAGGAGCAGTTTTAGCAGGTGTTGTAGAGCCACCTTCAGCAACTCCAGTTATAGTAGAAGATGGAGTTTTAATAGGAGCTAATGCTGTTGTTATCGAAGGAGTAAGAATCGGTAAAGGAGCAGTAGTTGGAGCAGGAGCAGTAGTTACTCAAGATGTTCCAGCAGGAGCGGTTGTAACAGGAAATCCTGCAAAAATAATAAAAATGGTAGATGAAAAAACTTTAGGTAAGACACAGCTGGTGGACGACTTAAGGAAATAG
- a CDS encoding pyridoxal phosphate-dependent aminotransferase: MEINQNIAKVQYSLIRLLNEEARKFEDSIDLTIGEPDIATEKGIVEDACEYAMTHKLGYPPTGGGPKLRGILADYYNDKYGSSYQADNVIVNVGASEAICSCFRALLNIDDEVIVFTPFYAGYLPMIQMAYAKPVFVDISKTDFTVTPELLEKYITDKTKIILFCNPCNPSGNVMGREEIENIANYLANKDIFIVSDEIYSELSFGEFTSFASFPQIQDKLIIINGFSKSHSMTGWRVGYTIFPLEYRKPLLNTTLFTLSSPMAVSLAAAESAITKYRDRSHVRKIYQERAEFMYEKLVELGFKVVKPKGAFYIFADYTDISDLNSFDFAMDVLKEVQVALVPGISFGSEGYFRISLVSDIPRLAEAAERLKKYVENHKK, encoded by the coding sequence ATGGAGATTAACCAAAATATAGCAAAAGTTCAATATTCTTTAATAAGACTTTTGAACGAGGAGGCTAGAAAATTTGAAGATTCAATAGACTTAACTATTGGAGAACCTGACATTGCTACAGAAAAGGGGATAGTAGAAGATGCTTGTGAATATGCTATGACTCACAAACTTGGATATCCACCAACAGGGGGAGGACCAAAATTAAGAGGAATATTAGCAGATTATTATAACGATAAATATGGGTCTTCTTACCAAGCTGATAATGTAATAGTAAATGTTGGAGCCTCTGAGGCTATTTGTTCTTGTTTTAGAGCTTTACTTAATATTGATGATGAGGTAATAGTATTCACACCATTTTATGCTGGGTATCTTCCAATGATACAAATGGCTTATGCTAAACCAGTATTTGTGGATATTTCTAAAACAGATTTTACAGTTACTCCAGAACTACTTGAAAAATATATTACTGATAAAACAAAGATAATTTTATTCTGTAACCCTTGTAACCCATCTGGGAATGTAATGGGAAGAGAGGAAATAGAAAATATAGCAAACTATTTAGCTAATAAAGATATATTTATCGTATCAGACGAAATATATAGTGAACTTTCATTTGGAGAATTTACTTCATTTGCAAGTTTCCCACAAATTCAAGATAAATTAATAATTATAAACGGATTTTCAAAATCTCACTCAATGACTGGTTGGAGGGTTGGATATACTATATTCCCTCTTGAATATAGAAAACCACTTCTTAATACAACTCTTTTCACATTGAGCTCACCAATGGCTGTATCTCTTGCTGCTGCAGAATCAGCTATAACAAAATATAGAGATAGATCTCATGTAAGAAAAATCTATCAAGAAAGAGCTGAGTTCATGTATGAAAAACTTGTAGAACTTGGATTCAAAGTTGTAAAACCTAAAGGAGCTTTCTATATTTTTGCAGATTACACAGATATATCTGACTTAAACTCTTTTGATTTTGCAATGGACGTATTAAAAGAAGTACAAGTTGCTTTAGTGCCAGGAATTTCTTTTGGAAGTGAGGGATATTTTAGAATATCTTTAGTTTCTGATATTCCAAGACTTGCTGAGGCAGCTGAAAGACTAAAAAAATATGTAGAAAATCATAAAAAATAA
- a CDS encoding FAD-binding protein, whose protein sequence is MNLDFVLNCDILVVGTGIGGLVATKKAISKGKKVCLVTNGKFCGGASYFPLKGTLGIQGTDGEKDKELFYEDISKIGNKMENPHMINTYIEDICDSISSLEEIGFEPWLRNDKRPACFAKYPRNIYLIKDWDKARQKAKEIFGKLENLEIIEDSSILKILKDNDKIMGAVFQKDKKFFAINSPVVIMATGGVAGNFKHKLYPEEITGTGHIVALDAGAKAQNMEFIQFIPAFLKPKYNTLFGEHTAKYCLGMYSLDKKLILDGVNSPEYKDLWIERSGYAPFSFDFKSHLIDLKMVEFDDEKNQGVILKYSEDLYKDEGEFYRVYLDWLKNTMGIDMCRDEVVISPFAHSCNGGIKVNENGKTDVDGLYAIGELSSAIEGANRLGGNSVGGALVFGKRAVDDANIYLENYKNKIYSKEDFEEKFNSWLEEISLNDKVNKLSTSKVLENLKSITTKCAGIKRTKTSLEDGLKSIELLRNQYNIKENLDSNSIETYLRLQLSKMLIKSMLTREESRGAHYREDFPYTLDKTYKIIISRKNNEFILEKEYLK, encoded by the coding sequence ATGAATTTAGATTTTGTTTTAAACTGCGATATTTTAGTAGTGGGAACTGGTATTGGAGGTCTCGTTGCAACAAAAAAAGCTATCTCTAAAGGAAAAAAAGTTTGCCTTGTTACAAATGGTAAATTTTGTGGTGGAGCTAGTTATTTTCCATTAAAAGGAACTTTGGGTATACAAGGAACAGACGGAGAAAAAGACAAAGAATTATTTTATGAAGATATTTCAAAAATTGGAAATAAAATGGAAAATCCTCATATGATAAACACATATATTGAAGATATTTGTGATTCAATCTCTTCTCTTGAAGAAATCGGTTTTGAACCTTGGTTAAGAAATGATAAAAGACCAGCTTGTTTTGCTAAATATCCAAGAAATATCTATCTTATAAAAGATTGGGATAAAGCTCGTCAAAAGGCAAAAGAAATATTTGGAAAATTAGAAAATTTAGAGATTATTGAAGATTCATCTATCTTAAAAATTTTAAAAGATAATGATAAAATTATGGGAGCTGTCTTCCAAAAAGATAAAAAGTTCTTTGCTATAAATTCACCAGTTGTTATAATGGCAACTGGTGGAGTGGCAGGGAATTTTAAACATAAATTATATCCTGAAGAGATAACTGGAACTGGACATATAGTGGCATTAGATGCTGGTGCAAAAGCTCAAAATATGGAGTTTATCCAATTTATCCCAGCATTTTTAAAACCTAAATATAATACTCTATTTGGAGAACATACAGCAAAATATTGCTTAGGTATGTATTCTCTTGATAAAAAACTTATTTTAGACGGAGTGAACTCACCAGAATATAAAGATCTTTGGATAGAGAGAAGTGGTTATGCTCCTTTCAGTTTTGATTTTAAAAGTCATCTTATTGATTTAAAAATGGTTGAGTTCGATGATGAAAAAAATCAAGGAGTGATTTTAAAATATTCTGAAGATTTATATAAAGATGAGGGGGAATTTTATAGAGTTTATCTTGATTGGTTAAAAAATACAATGGGAATAGATATGTGTCGTGATGAAGTTGTTATTTCTCCTTTTGCTCATAGCTGTAATGGTGGTATAAAAGTCAATGAAAATGGAAAAACTGATGTTGATGGATTATATGCTATAGGAGAACTTTCTTCAGCTATTGAGGGGGCAAATAGACTTGGAGGAAACTCTGTTGGTGGAGCTTTAGTTTTTGGAAAAAGAGCTGTTGATGATGCAAATATTTATCTAGAAAATTATAAAAATAAAATTTATTCAAAAGAAGATTTTGAAGAAAAGTTTAACAGTTGGCTAGAAGAAATTTCTTTAAATGATAAAGTTAATAAACTTTCAACTTCTAAAGTTTTAGAAAATTTAAAATCTATAACAACAAAATGTGCTGGTATAAAAAGAACTAAAACTTCTCTTGAAGATGGATTAAAATCAATTGAACTTTTAAGAAATCAATATAATATAAAAGAAAATTTAGATTCTAATTCCATAGAAACATATTTAAGGCTTCAATTAAGTAAAATGCTTATAAAAAGTATGTTGACAAGAGAGGAAAGCCGTGGAGCTCATTATAGAGAGGATTTTCCATATACTTTAGATAAAACTTACAAAATTATAATTTCAAGAAAAAATAATGAATTTATTTTAGAAAAAGAATACCTAAAATAA
- a CDS encoding ROK family protein: MKKVVGIDIGGTMIKFGLLTLEGKILESGEVDTEASKGIDILFEKLCNIVDNFSKDNEILGIAVSGTGQIDGSIGKVIGGNPIIPGWIGTNLVEKLENKFNIPAVLENDVNCAALGEKWLGAGKGQDNFVCVTIGTGIGGGVVLNGDIFRGDTCVAGEFGHIQIEKNGKECLCGKKGCYERYASATALVNMAKERTGETLNGKEIFDREKAGEEVFVNIIKEWVDYFTDGLSTITYIFNPPLVVIGGGVTKQGDYLLDKIKESFESKVGINYKKNLQIKFAELGNNAGMLGAEYLLLKKIKHFN, translated from the coding sequence TTGAAAAAAGTAGTTGGAATTGATATTGGTGGAACAATGATTAAGTTTGGGCTTCTAACTTTAGAGGGAAAAATTCTTGAAAGTGGAGAAGTTGATACAGAAGCTTCTAAAGGAATAGATATTTTATTTGAGAAATTATGTAACATTGTAGATAATTTTTCTAAAGATAATGAAATTTTAGGAATTGCTGTTTCTGGTACAGGTCAAATAGATGGAAGTATTGGTAAAGTTATAGGAGGAAATCCAATAATTCCTGGTTGGATAGGAACAAACCTTGTAGAAAAACTTGAAAATAAATTTAATATTCCTGCAGTTTTAGAAAATGATGTAAATTGTGCTGCTCTTGGAGAAAAATGGCTAGGAGCTGGAAAAGGACAAGATAATTTTGTTTGTGTTACTATAGGAACTGGTATTGGTGGAGGAGTCGTCCTTAATGGAGATATCTTTAGAGGAGATACTTGTGTAGCTGGAGAATTTGGACATATACAAATAGAAAAAAATGGTAAAGAATGTCTTTGTGGTAAAAAAGGTTGTTATGAAAGATATGCCTCTGCTACTGCTCTTGTAAATATGGCAAAAGAAAGAACTGGAGAAACTCTTAATGGAAAAGAAATTTTTGATAGAGAGAAAGCTGGAGAGGAAGTTTTTGTAAATATTATAAAAGAGTGGGTAGATTATTTCACTGATGGACTTAGCACTATTACATATATTTTCAATCCACCTCTTGTTGTTATTGGTGGAGGAGTTACAAAACAAGGTGACTATCTTTTAGATAAGATAAAAGAAAGCTTTGAATCAAAAGTTGGAATAAATTACAAGAAAAATCTTCAAATAAAATTTGCTGAACTTGGAAATAATGCAGGTATGCTTGGGGCTGAATATTTATTATTAAAAAAAATAAAACATTTTAATTAA